In the genome of Limanda limanda chromosome 15, fLimLim1.1, whole genome shotgun sequence, one region contains:
- the golga7bb gene encoding golgin subfamily A member 7B isoform X2, which produces MATEFHNLQELRHSASLVTKVFVQRDYSQGTVCRFQTKFPSELDNRIERTLLEETVKTLNSYYVEAEKIGGQSYLEGCLACATAYIVFLCMETRYDKVLKKISAYIQEQNEKIYAPRGLLLTDPIERGMRVLEISLFEDRGSGSSSPSSSMSSAASSAR; this is translated from the exons ATGGCGACAGAG TTCCATAACCTGCAGGAGCTGAGGCACAGTGCATCACTGGTAACAAAGGTGTTTGTGCAGAGAGATTACAGCCAAGGAACCGTCTGCCGCTTCCAGACCAAGTTCCCCTCAGAGCTCGACAACAGG ATTGAGCGTACCTTGCTGGAGGAGACGGTGAAGACCCTGAACTCTTATTATGTCGAGGCTGAGAAAATTGGAGGTCAGTCGTACCTGGAAGGATGTCTGGCCTGCGCTACAGCGTACATCGTCTTCCTCTGCATGGAGACGCGCTACGATAAG GTATTGAAGAAGATATCAGCCTACATCCAGGAGCAGAATGAGAAGATCTACGCTCCTCGAGGTCTGCTGCTCACCGACCCCATAGAGAGAGGAATGAGGGTT CTGGAGATCAGCCTCTTCGAAGACCGGGGCTCGGGCAGCTCCagtcccagcagcagcatgtcGTCAGCCGCCAGCAGCGCCCGGTGA
- the golga7bb gene encoding golgin subfamily A member 7B isoform X1, which translates to MFPEALYYQRRTWAVFHNLQELRHSASLVTKVFVQRDYSQGTVCRFQTKFPSELDNRIERTLLEETVKTLNSYYVEAEKIGGQSYLEGCLACATAYIVFLCMETRYDKVLKKISAYIQEQNEKIYAPRGLLLTDPIERGMRVLEISLFEDRGSGSSSPSSSMSSAASSAR; encoded by the exons ATGTTTCCTGAAGCCCTCTACTATCAGAGAAGGACTTGGGCAGTT TTCCATAACCTGCAGGAGCTGAGGCACAGTGCATCACTGGTAACAAAGGTGTTTGTGCAGAGAGATTACAGCCAAGGAACCGTCTGCCGCTTCCAGACCAAGTTCCCCTCAGAGCTCGACAACAGG ATTGAGCGTACCTTGCTGGAGGAGACGGTGAAGACCCTGAACTCTTATTATGTCGAGGCTGAGAAAATTGGAGGTCAGTCGTACCTGGAAGGATGTCTGGCCTGCGCTACAGCGTACATCGTCTTCCTCTGCATGGAGACGCGCTACGATAAG GTATTGAAGAAGATATCAGCCTACATCCAGGAGCAGAATGAGAAGATCTACGCTCCTCGAGGTCTGCTGCTCACCGACCCCATAGAGAGAGGAATGAGGGTT CTGGAGATCAGCCTCTTCGAAGACCGGGGCTCGGGCAGCTCCagtcccagcagcagcatgtcGTCAGCCGCCAGCAGCGCCCGGTGA
- the golga7bb gene encoding golgin subfamily A member 7B isoform X3, with the protein MFPEALYYQRRTWAVFHNLQELRHSASLVTKVFVQRDYSQGTVCRFQTKFPSELDNRIERTLLEETVKTLNSYYVEAEKIGGQSYLEGCLACATAYIVFLCMETRYDKVLKKISAYIQEQNEKIYAPRGLLLTDPIERGMRVVSFT; encoded by the exons ATGTTTCCTGAAGCCCTCTACTATCAGAGAAGGACTTGGGCAGTT TTCCATAACCTGCAGGAGCTGAGGCACAGTGCATCACTGGTAACAAAGGTGTTTGTGCAGAGAGATTACAGCCAAGGAACCGTCTGCCGCTTCCAGACCAAGTTCCCCTCAGAGCTCGACAACAGG ATTGAGCGTACCTTGCTGGAGGAGACGGTGAAGACCCTGAACTCTTATTATGTCGAGGCTGAGAAAATTGGAGGTCAGTCGTACCTGGAAGGATGTCTGGCCTGCGCTACAGCGTACATCGTCTTCCTCTGCATGGAGACGCGCTACGATAAG GTATTGAAGAAGATATCAGCCTACATCCAGGAGCAGAATGAGAAGATCTACGCTCCTCGAGGTCTGCTGCTCACCGACCCCATAGAGAGAGGAATGAGGGTTGTATCCTTCacttaa